CGCAACCAGCAGGGCTTGTACTTCATCACTTGCACCGTTGTGGAATGGGCCGATGTCTTTACCCGGCCGCTTTATAAAGACATCATCATCGACAGCCTGCGGCATTGCCAGAAGGCCAAGGGGCTGGAGCTGTTTGCGTATTGCTTGATGAGCAACCACCTGCACCTGATTGCCCGGGCTGCCGATGACGTTAACCTGTCGGACATCATGCGGGATTTCAAAAAATACACCGCCAAGCGCGTCTTCGAAAACCTGCACGCCAACCCGCAGGAAAGCCGCCGCTTCTGGCTGAAATGGATATTTGAAAACGCCGGTGCCTTCAATCAGCGCAACACCCACATTCAATTTTGGCAGCAGCCCAGCCACAGCATCGAGCTGCTCAGCGATGCTGTAGCGCAGCAGAAGCTGCACTACATTCACCAGAACCCGGTGCGGGCGGGAATTTGCTACCGGGCCGAAGATTATGTGTATTCGAGCGCTTCGTTTTATGCGGGGCTGGAAGCGGTGTAGAGGTTGAGCGGTTGTTTTAGCGCCACTGGTGAGGCGAGTTGCAAACTCGCTTTTACGGGCGGCGCGCAGTCGTTGCTGCGCTTAGACGGCGGCCAGTGGCAGTGGAACGCCCGCACCTTACGGCGTGGGCTGGGCGTTGCGGCTCCACAGGTAGGCACACGAGGCTTGGAAGGCGCGGGAATAGCTGGGGAAGCCGCTGGGTGCTATGATGTTGTTGTTCTCATCCACCACGGGAGGGGTAAGGTTGCGCAGGCCCCAGCTGTAGTCGGCTTGCACCAGCAGAGGCCCGGCCCGGTAGCCCAACCCGGCTTGGACCCCGGCATCTAGCTGTTGGGAATAGTAAGTGCGGTCAACCAAGGGGTAGGGATGCCCGCCGCCTGCCACCCGGGTCCGAATTTCTACCGGCTGTGGAGATGCGATTAGGTCATCCACGACGCGATGGCCGCCCACCAGCGCCCCGAGGTAGGGGCCGACAAACGCCTGGACTCCCTGGCCCGAATGCGCGGGGG
This region of Hymenobacter sedentarius genomic DNA includes:
- a CDS encoding REP-associated tyrosine transposase, which translates into the protein MAYPIRNQQGLYFITCTVVEWADVFTRPLYKDIIIDSLRHCQKAKGLELFAYCLMSNHLHLIARAADDVNLSDIMRDFKKYTAKRVFENLHANPQESRRFWLKWIFENAGAFNQRNTHIQFWQQPSHSIELLSDAVAQQKLHYIHQNPVRAGICYRAEDYVYSSASFYAGLEAV
- a CDS encoding outer membrane beta-barrel protein; translation: MRLNYVALAVHLAYAPAHSGQGVQAFVGPYLGALVGGHRVVDDLIASPQPVEIRTRVAGGGHPYPLVDRTYYSQQLDAGVQAGLGYRAGPLLVQADYSWGLRNLTPPVVDENNNIIAPSGFPSYSRAFQASCAYLWSRNAQPTP